Within the Gadus chalcogrammus isolate NIFS_2021 chromosome 15, NIFS_Gcha_1.0, whole genome shotgun sequence genome, the region GTGTTGTCATGGAAACCCTCCTGGTGCGAAGGCGTAAGGTCACACCTCCGTCAACACCCCAGCCCTGACCATTCACCCGGAGCAGGTGACGCCCGGATCCTCCTTCCTCCCATCAGCCATCCCCTATCATCCATCCGTCTCTCTGACCAGGCTAACTCCCTAGGATACGAGGATTCGATCATGAGAGGGTGCGAGGATATAGGGAGGCGTCTTAGCTAGGAAGCCAATCGATATGACCAGCTAGGACGCATCCTGTTTCCTAGCTAGGATGCTAGGATGCCTCCTAGCTGGTGGTGTCCTATTGCCCTAATGGAAGCAGCTGGCCGTTGTCATTATTGTAGAGGCCGTGGCCTCAATTATGGTCTGGAGCCGCTACCGTGACAACGCTGACAAGCTGATGGCCGTAATGTCACATGAGATGCTAAGACGTTAGCATgctagagagggagatagagagacagacgggtgtatcagttagagagggagacggagagacagagagacagacaggtgtatcagttagacagggagacagagagacagatgggtGGATTAGTTagagagggaggctgagagacagacatgtGATCGGTTagacagggagacacagagacagagagacaggcagtagGCCTTATACAGACGCGTGGATGCTAACATACTAAGATAGCGAGAGAAATAAATCCTAAACACATTCCTTAATTCTGCACCCCGACAGTGTGCTAACGTAACCCAGGCCCCCCTACACTGGGCCAGGAGACGGGAGTACTGGGATGGAGCCTCTGGTCGGCATAGAAACGGACCAGCATACAGaccaacaggaagaggaggggtcTAGGGCCCTCTAGTGGTaatatacagagagacagagagagagcgagagagagagcgagagagagagagagagagagggagagagagagagagagagagagagagagagagagagagagagagacctttagCATAATGTGCAGCCCTTTGCTGGTCTGCGGGTGGAGGCGGCAGGGGAACCATGACAACCAGGCCAGGCAGGAACCACATTGTCTGCTGTTGTCGTCCAACTGCCCAGTTTACCCACAATGCAGCCCCTCAAGGCCAGCTCTGACCGATCGTTCTGCTAAGTCACAACGAGACGAAAGTTCACAGTCTGCCTCCGAGCCAATCATTGGCCGCCTTGACTCAGCAGAAATACCGGTAAATGAATGGTCAACACGCTCCAGGGTTAACTCTGTCCAGAAcattctgtctgtcctctctctctctgggcgatCAATAATGACAACTCGCTCTCCTGGGCGAGGAGGTGCAGTAGAGACCAAATACAATGCAGCCTCTGTTCAGGACCTTCTAACCTCTACCAGCTGCCTGGTGGTCCTGGTCTGATcctggtctggtcctggtcctggtcctggcactggtctggtcctggtctgatCCTGGTCCTGTTACTGTTCCTGGTCCAGTCCTGGTCCTTTGCCTGGGCCTTGGTCCTGGCCCTGGTCCAGGTCCTGGGCCTGGTCCAGGTCCTGGGcctggtccaggtccaggtcctgatcctggtcctggtcctggtcctgggcctggtccaggtcctgggcctggtcctggtccaggtctAGGTCCTGGTCTTGGTCCTAGTCTTGGTCCTTGTCCTGGGTCTGACACATGTAGCACCAACTCACCTCCAGTGTTCAGTGCACAGCAACCTCCTGCCTTCAATATGGAGGAGAATTAGATACTATTGAGATACTCTTAAGATACTGTTGAGATACTATTGATACTATTGAAATACTATTGAGATATTGAGATACATACTAttggaaagggaagtctggggccccctgcttgagctgctccccccgcaacccgaccccggataagcggatgacgatgaggatgaggatgaggatgaggactaTTGAGATACTATTGATAATATTGCGATACTATTGAGATACTATTGAGTTACTATTGACACTATTGAGATACTATTGATTCTATTGATACTGTTGATACTATTGATACTATTGATGCTATTGAGATACATACTATTGATTATATTGATACTGTTGATACTATTGAGATACTCTTGAGATACTCTTGAGATACTGTTGATAAAGACAGTAAAGTCCCTCATCCGGTGTGTGTTGGGTCCTCCTCTCATTTGGACAGCAGAGATGAGCTCAGCATTAGGTCACATGTCTCTAGGCTCTATACTTTACCGTTGACGACGGTGCGCTTTGAAGGAGGATCGCCGCTTCGCCACGGCAACACTGCGCTGCCACTGTACAAACCATATCCTGTACAAACCGCATCGTCGCGGCAACACTGCATCTGCTGCTCAGGACCATGACTTCTGCCCCATCACCCAACGTACGGGTTGGGACACACGTTGTgcaacagtgtgtgcgtgtgtttgtgtgcctgtgtgtgcgtgtgcgtgtgtttgtgcgtgtgtgtgtgtgtgtccgtgtttctgtccgtgcgtttgtgtgtggtgtgtgtgtgtctgtgcatgtgtgtgtgtgtgtctgggagtgtgtgtgtctgtgtgtttctgtctgtgcatgtgtgtgtgtgtgtgtctgggtttgtgtgtgcctgtgtatttctctccgtgcgtgtgtgtgcgtgtgtatgtctgtgcatgtgtgtctgtgtgtatgtgtgtgtgtatgtcggtttgtgggtgcgtgtgtgtgtctgggcatgtgtgtatgtcggtttgtgggtgtgtgtgtgtgtctgtgcatgtgtgtgtgtgtttgtttgtttgttgtttgtttgtttgtgtgtgtgtgtgtgtgtgtgtgtgtgtgtgtgtgtgtgtgtgtgtgtgtgtgtgtgtgtgtgtgtgtgtgtgtgtgtgtgtgtgtacagcagcCTATAAAATGCCGCTGCTGCTCTCAAGTCTCATTCACCTCTGAACCAACATGAAGGCCTACCTGCTGTTACTGCTCCTGCTCCCGGTCTGcctgggtacacacacacacacacacacacacacacacacacacacacacacacacacacacacacacacacacacacacacacacacactttgtgtggAGTTATGTGATGTGGGTAGTTGTATGTGTAGCTTGTGCGCTTATGTGTGTGCAGTTGCATTAATGGAATTAATTGTCGTTGTGTACGtgtatttaaatgtgtgtgtctgtttgtgtagttgtgtgcgTAGTTCGATGTGTGAAGCTCtatttgtgtagttgtgtgtgtatttatgtgtttaagCTCTATGCGTGGAGTCGTGTGTAGCTCTGTGTATAGTTGTGTGCTAGCTCtatgtgtagtagtgtgtagctCTATgtctgtagttgtgtgtgtagctctgtgtGCAGTTGTGTGATAGCTctatgtctgtatttgtgtgtgtagctctgtgtGCAGTTGTGTGATAGCTCTAAgtctgtagttgtgtgtgtagcTCTACGACCacttgtagttgtgtgtgtagcTCCATGTGTAGTTGTGTCGTTGTGTGCAGCGCTATGTgtgcagctctgtgtgtgtagttcATAGTGTTACTGATGTGCTACTCAGCTGACTTCACGATCCAGTGCTATGGAGAAGACCACCTGATGGTCCGGAACCAGGTcctgagctgcagcagcagaaccCAGCAGGCCTGCTACACCCGGGGTAtgcacacctcctccaccacctccaataACAATCAACTCCTCCACCGCCTCTGACAacacctgcgtgtgtgcgtgtgcgtgtgcgtgtgtgtgtgtgtgtgtgcagtgaccGGAGAGAAGGGCTGTGCTCGTCTGGACCTGTGTGAGCGTCAGGGCTGGAAGTGCTGCTTCACCAGCCTCTGCAACGCCTGAACGGATCGCAGGGCTGCTCCTCTGGTCGGCTCCTCTGGTCGGCTCCTCTGGTCGGCTCCTCTGGTCGGCTCTTCTGGTCCTTCTCCTCAATTCACCTGGACCTGACGTCTGTTCTGTCTGCCTTCATCTTATCGGACAAGAAGCTCAGCTAACTAGAGCTCAGCTGACTAGAGCTGAGCTTACTAGCGCTCAGCTAACCAGCACCCAGCTAATCAGTGCTTAGCTTACTAGATTCAAGCAAACCTTTATTCTGATGTATTTGAGTGAAATAAACTGATGAAAGTGTGTCCATGTCGTCGACTCTGaagcacacaacaacacactgtgTCAACACTAATCGGACAGCGGACGTTGAGCGGGTCACGAGGGTTCAGGGTCTGTTGAGTCTGTTGATTCAGTCTGAACTCAAACACAACCAGTCTGCAAACCCTTTGACTGAAATCAGATCAAACATTGGGGTCAGCTCTCATTCCAACTACAATCACTGAGATGATAGAGGGTCTAACAAACAATATAATTAGAAAAATCAGAGTTGAAAAGCTAAATGTTCCGCATTTCAAATCCCTCTGAAGGAACAGAGGTGAGGCTACTGCTCTCCTCTGacccgacctctgacctctaacctGAGGAGCAGAACCTTAAAACAGCAGTACCACGCTCACACCTgtccaggagaggagaggagaggacatacgaggtgaggagaggagaggaggtggcggaggacTCTCAAGGTCTTGGAGGTGAAGCGAGGGAAGAAAGGGACATACACGGGCCttggtttaaaatgtttatttactTATGGATGAAATCTTCAGTACGGTTTCTGTCTTCTGACAGGAATGCATGAGAGATACGATTGGCTCAAAACACATCACATGATCAAGTTAAATCTCTTATCagcaacctcccccccccccctcccccgtttcACTTGAGTCTTGAAGCTGATCTCTTCAAACCcttccattaaaaaacaaaacgtcAGAAAGCAGAGACGATGAGACAGAAGTATAATGAGATCGTTAGATAGAAGTAGAGCGCTAGAAATATAACGACATAAGATAGATAGGCATGTAGAAATATGGCCagagagatagatatagatggatagattatACTACACTATGAACGGAGCCCCCCCTTCTCCAATCCCACATCCAGGATAGGTACACAGCTCTGAGTGGCAGGGACAACCACCCCTCCCCATTGGCTAAAACACATCATGTGACCAGATGCTGACggatgaggagcagcgacaGTCTCCCCCTAGTGGTGGAGCGGACACATGACGAGTGACAGCAGAAATATACACAAGAGGAAACCCATTATATACACACCGCTGacagggggtggagagagagagctggcccCGCCCCACTCACTGAcctacagtacagtaacaataACACCTAAAGAAACATATGGCTCAAAGGAGGAAAATAAACAGCTGCCCTCGGGGGCGGACCTCCCCCAGGAACCACCCCTCTACGCcctgtgatgtcacttcctgtcagcACCCGGAGTCCTACTCATTAACTCACAGCATTGCTCTGGTTCGCTAGCCCCGCCCCATCACTCTCCTAACCCCGCCCCTAATCACTGTTTAGCCCCACCCCTAACTACACCCCAGTCCCACCCCCAAgaaaaccctaaccccacccctaaACATCTCCTAACCCCACCCCTAAACAACTCCTAACCCCGCCCCTAAACATCTCCTAACCCCACCCCTAAACAACTCCTAACCCCGCCCCTAAACATCTCCTAACCCCACCCCTAAACAACTCCTAACCCCGCCCCTTAACATCTCCTAACCCCACCCCTAAACAACTCCTAACCCCGCCCCTTAACATCTCCTAACCCCGCCCCTTAACATCTCCTAACCCTGCACCTTAACATCTCCTAACCCCGCCCCTAAACAACTCCTAACCCCGCCCCTAAACAACTCCTAACCCCGCCCCTAAACAACTCCTAACCCCGCCCCTTAACATCTCCTAACCCCGCCCTTAAACATCTCCTAACCCCGCACCTTAACATCTCCTAACCCCGCCCAAACCATTGCCTGCCGACACCCCCAAAGCAACCAGGGTGTATCTCTGTTACtcgtgtatttgtatttgttgaaTGCGTATGTGTGAGTATACGttcgtgtgtacatgtgtatgtgtgcatgtatgtatgtgtgcgtctgtcagtgtgtctgatcaTTTAAAGACAGACATGCATTTACCAGAGATACAAGGAAGGgttttcagacacacacacacacacacacacacacacacacacacacacacacacacacacacacacacacacacacacacacacacacacacacacacacacctccagatGCTGACAGCTTACAAAATAAGCAGAGGCTATTCTGGCAGAGGCCTGGTggcgagggcgggggggggcgtaATACGCATAATAAACGCTGAGACCaacaggcctctctctctctctctcattccctgtctctctctctctctctctctctctctctctctctctctctctctctctctctctcactcttccttctccatttctctcccccctaccctctatgtctctctctctctatcgctctctctctctctctctctctaggaggGTG harbors:
- the wu:fj16a03 gene encoding uncharacterized protein wu:fj16a03, which gives rise to MKAYLLLLLLLPVCLADFTIQCYGEDHLMVRNQVLSCSSRTQQACYTRVTGEKGCARLDLCERQGWKCCFTSLCNA